TTCACCTTCAACGTCAGGGAGAAGCGTATCCATATCTTTAAACTGATGATTATTGCTATGACCGTTGTTGGTGACTGTCATTGATGTGTTAAGGAATTATCAAAAATGCTAGATTGAAGTTCTGCAAAAATCGCCTTGGGATTTAGGATAGCAACAGATGCTTGCTCAATTTCTGTAATCCCAGATACAAAAAATTTAAATTTAGAGTTTGTTGGTACAAGTTGAAACTTATCTGGATTGAGAGAAACTATTCCTTGGAGTGCTGATACTACGCAAGCTAGTTGGGGTTGAGATTTTTCCAGGGTGGAATTATCGTCTTGTGTCATTAATAATAAAGTTAAACGATCTTGAGGGCGCGATCGCCTCACAGGTGGTGCTAGTTGTAATAAATCACTCAACTCTAAAACCCATAACAATCTCCCTCGTTGATTAACTACCCCCAATAAGCTAGAAGCTACCCCAGGAATCGGACAAATTTCTCGCCTGCTGAGTGAAATTACTTCTGCTGTCTGCTCTAGAGGTAGCCCTACTTTTAGTGATTCTCGTAACTGCACACAAAAATATTCTTTAATCATAATCTGAGCAATTTCTAGGAATTTTCTACGATTTCTCGTTCCTTCCCTCTGGCTAGGAATGGCATTTCGGAGGCTAGGCTTCTAGCATTTTTATGTGTAACCTGAGAACGATCAATTTACCTGGAAAATGCTTAGTTAAATTTCAGATAATTAACCACAGATTCAACACAGATAAACACAGATGGAATAACTGATTGAAAGCAAGAAGTCTATTAATTAAGATGCTTAGATAGCGTTGCTACTAAATCATTCGGAGCAAACGGTTTAGTTATATAAGCGTTTCCACCTTGGCGTAACGCCCAAAACCGATCAAAATCTTGATCTTTAGAAGAGCAAAAAACAACAGGTATTTTTTCTAAATCTGGATTAGATCTAATTTGTCTACATAAATCCAATCCACTTAAACCAGGCATGATAATATCTAAAACTATTAAGTCGGGTCGGCGATTAGTTTCTAACCAGTTTAAAGCCGATTCCCCTGAATCAGCTATAGCTACTTTTACTCCTAAGTGTTGCAGCAAAGCTTCAATTAAACGTTGCTCGGTTTTAGAATCATCCACTACTAAAACAGTTTTCATCTTAGTTTAATTCCATGCTAGAACTTGCTAGTTTATTAACTACATTAAATAATTGCTGAGGAGTAAAGGGTTTAGTAATGTAATCATTTGCTCCTACCATTCTGGCGCGTAACCTATCAATTAAACCTTCACGACCTGTTAACATCACAATAGGAATTTCCCGTAATAAAGTTGATTGCCGTAATAACTGGCACAATTCATAACCATCAATTTCTGGCATAGATATATCCATTAATATCAACGCAGGTTTGTAACGTGCCAAAGCAGTTAATGCTCGCGTAGGTTCAGTTAACCCTAATACCCGATAACCACTAGCTTCTAAAGTTAGTTTGACATTTCTCTGTACTGTCTTACTATCATCAATGCAAGCAATTATAGGACGCTCATCCTCAGCAGACAGGCGATAATTATTAATTCCTACAGCGCCTGCTGCTACTAATGGTTGCAAGGTTTTAGCTAATTCCAACACATCCATGTTTAAAGCATAGGCGACTTCATAAAGACAACGATTGCCGTTAATAGTATCGCTAAGTAATTGAATCCATTGAGGATTTTCAGCCTTTTGCCACAGCAATTGAGAAAAATGCTCTAAATTTTTTACAAAAGGTCGCTGCAAAGGAGAAGCAATATTAGAGCGCAGTTGTCCCCATTGGCTGATTAGCCTTCGCACTGGTAGGATGGTTTCTTTAAAAGGAACAGCTAAAAGTAAATGATCTAGTCCTAAAGTTTTTTCAAACTGAATAGAAGCTTGCGGTAAAGCAAGAATTTGTACTAAAGCTTCTTGCGTTAGAGAAAATATTAGTTTCCGAACTTGTTGCAAAGAAAGCTTCCCCGATTGCCAATAACGGCAAAAAAAGTCGTACTCAGATTCGTCTTTTAGTTGTAAATGTTCTAAATCAGGGTAGTAGCGTCGCAATAGATAGGAAAGTCTTTCTTTTTGACCGGCTACGCTAGTAGCAAAATGTACCTGTCCATTACCTACATAAACTCGCCAAAAAATTGAATTATCCAGAGGATCACCAATCGTGATTCTACCTGAAAGTTGTCTTTTAACAATTTCTTGTACTGCTTTAGCCGCAGAGGTCGTAACTTTTACTACTGGATTTAAAGGTGTTTCTTTTGGCTTTTGGTAGGCGGTTTCTGGAATTTGTACAGGCATATATTTCGTATATTCCATTGACTAGCGAGCAGATTGTTAAGCAAGAATAAAGAGTGCAA
This genomic window from Oculatellaceae cyanobacterium contains:
- a CDS encoding response regulator — protein: MEYTKYMPVQIPETAYQKPKETPLNPVVKVTTSAAKAVQEIVKRQLSGRITIGDPLDNSIFWRVYVGNGQVHFATSVAGQKERLSYLLRRYYPDLEHLQLKDESEYDFFCRYWQSGKLSLQQVRKLIFSLTQEALVQILALPQASIQFEKTLGLDHLLLAVPFKETILPVRRLISQWGQLRSNIASPLQRPFVKNLEHFSQLLWQKAENPQWIQLLSDTINGNRCLYEVAYALNMDVLELAKTLQPLVAAGAVGINNYRLSAEDERPIIACIDDSKTVQRNVKLTLEASGYRVLGLTEPTRALTALARYKPALILMDISMPEIDGYELCQLLRQSTLLREIPIVMLTGREGLIDRLRARMVGANDYITKPFTPQQLFNVVNKLASSSMELN
- a CDS encoding chemotaxis protein CheW — its product is MIKEYFCVQLRESLKVGLPLEQTAEVISLSRREICPIPGVASSLLGVVNQRGRLLWVLELSDLLQLAPPVRRSRPQDRLTLLLMTQDDNSTLEKSQPQLACVVSALQGIVSLNPDKFQLVPTNSKFKFFVSGITEIEQASVAILNPKAIFAELQSSIFDNSLTHQ
- a CDS encoding response regulator, with the protein product MKTVLVVDDSKTEQRLIEALLQHLGVKVAIADSGESALNWLETNRRPDLIVLDIIMPGLSGLDLCRQIRSNPDLEKIPVVFCSSKDQDFDRFWALRQGGNAYITKPFAPNDLVATLSKHLN